The Oligoflexus sp. nucleotide sequence TGCAGAAGTCGGCGTCCAATGGAGCCGTGCGTGAGGACGAGCCGCTTGCGCCTTTGAATCTGAATGAAGACGATCGATTGATCCTTGTGGTCGAAGACGATGCGGACTTCGGCCGCATTATTGCCGACATTGCGCATGAGGCCGGTTTCAAGACGGTCATCGCCACGGATGGGGAAACGGCTCTGCGGATGGCCAATGCCTATCCCTTGAGTGCTGTTCTGCTCGATATCAAATTGCCTGATATCAGCGGTCTCGGCGTCCTTGCGCGCCTGAAGTCCGATCCGACCACGCGGCATATTCCGATCCATGTCGTGTCGGGTACGGATTATGTTCAGAATGCCCTGGCTTTGGGTGCCATTGGTTATTTGCAGAAACCTGCCCAGGCTGATCAGCTGAAAGGCATCTTTCAGCAGATTGAGGCCACCCTGGAGCGCAAGGTCAAACGCGTGCTTTTGGTTGAAGATGACAAGTTCCAAAGACAGGCGACCAAGGACCTGCTCGGGCAGGATGATATTTCCATAGTCGAGGCGCGATCGGGTACAGAGGCGCAGGAGAAGCTTCGGAATGAAGCCTTCGATTGCGTTGTCCTTGATCTGCGTCTGCCCGATGTCAGCGGCTTCGAGCTTCTCGAAGCGATGGAAAAGGATCTGCCAGGACCGAAGCCTCCGATCGTTGTCTATACGGCCAAGGACCTGACCCGCGACGAGCAGGCGCTTTTGGAGCGCTATGCGGAAAGCATCGTGATCAAGGGCGCCCGCTCCCCCGAGCGGCTTCTGGATGAGGTGAGCCTCTTCCTGCACCGCCTGGAAAGTTCCCTGCCGCCGAAAAGTCAGACGATCCTTCAGAAGCTGCGCTCGGATGCAGTGGGCCTGAAAGGTCGGAAAATTCTTCTGGTGGACGATGACATGCGCAATGTCTATGCGCTGGTCAATGCTCTCGAAAGTCATGGGCTGCAGATATCCATAGCGCGCAATGGTCGGGAAAGTCTGACTCAGCTTGAAAAAGTTTCCGGCATTGAACTTGTGCTCATGGATATCATGATGCCGGAGATGGATGGTTATGAAGCGATGCGCCTCATCCGGGATAACCCTCTTTATAAGAAGCTGCCTGTCATCGCCTTGACGGCCAAGGCTATGAAAGGGGATTTGGAGCAGTGTTTGGCCGCCGGTGCCAACGATTATCTGCCCAAGCCTGTTAACCTGGAGCGTTTACTCTCCCTTCTGAAGGTTTGGTTACCGCAGAAGATCTAAAACCAGAAAGGCATCCTGGGATGCGGACGTCGGTGGAAGATATCGAAATCAAGCTGCTGATTCAGGCGATTCATGCCTGCTATGGCTATGATTTCGGTGGATATAACGAAATGTCGTTCAGGCGACTCGTGAGTGTCATCCTGGCGAAATATGGGATTGCCACGATTTCGTGTCTGCAGGATGAGATTTTGCATAAGCCGGAATTTTTCGCAAGGGTCCTGCCGGACTTGACGGTGACGACCAGCGAAATGTTCCGGGATCCTGATTTTTATCGGGCGTTCCGGGACGAGATCGTCCCCTATTTGAAGACCTGGCCGGCCTTCAAAATATGGCATGCGGGCTGTAGCACAGGGGAAGAGGTGTACTCCCTGGCCATTCTTTTGAAGGAGTCGGGCCTTTACGAAAGGGCTGTGATTTATGCCACGGATATCAACCCCACGGCTTTGAAGACGGCCAAGGAGGGGATCTATCCTGTGACGCAGATCAAGCGCGATACGCAGAATTATATAGCGGCTGGCGGTCGTGAAAGTTTTTCCTCGTATTACATGGCATCCTATGATGCTGTGCGCTTTGATCCCGGGCTTCGTAAGAACATCTTGTTCGCTGCCCACAATCTGGTAGTGGATGACGTCTTCTGCGAAGCTCATGTGATTTTATGCCGCAATGTTCTGATCTATTTCGATCGTGATTTGCAGGCCAGGGTGCTCGACCTCTTTTCGCGCAGTCTGGCGTATAAAAGTTATCTTTGTCTTGGGTCCAATGAAACGGTGCAGTTCATAGCTGGTGGTCAGGATTTTCAAACTGTTTCCGATCAACAGAAGATTTTTCGCAAGGTGGTCCGCAGTGGAGCACCGATTCAGTGACAGGACCTGATGGGGGCACAATGATCAAGACGAAAATACTGCTTGTCGACGACCGCCGGGAAAACCTGGTCGCGCTTGAGAATATCATTCATCGACCGGATGTCGACATCCTGAAGGCTCAATCGGCTCCGGATGCCCTGGCTCTGCTTTTGGAGCATGAGTTCGCTCTGGCTTTGATTGACGTCCAGATGCCGGACATGAATGGCTTTGAATTGGCCCAGGTGATGCGTTCAGCAGCCCGCAGCCGGGATATTCCCATCATCTTCGTGACGGCTTCGGAAAGCGACAACCATCACATCTTCGAAGGCTATGAGAACGGGGCTGTGGATTACCTGCTGAAGCCCCTGATCGCCCCGATCGTGCGCAGCAAGGTTGCGATCTTTGTCGAGCTTCATCAGAAGAATGTGGCTCTGCTGCAGAAACTGAAGGAAGTGGAGACGCTGCGCGAGGCCGCAGAAAGCGCCAGTCGTGCCAAGAGTAGCTTTCTGGCGAACATGAGCCATGAGATTCGGACGCCTCTCGGCGCAGTCCTGGGCTTTGCAGAACTGCTGCGCAT carries:
- a CDS encoding protein-glutamate O-methyltransferase CheR, with translation MRTSVEDIEIKLLIQAIHACYGYDFGGYNEMSFRRLVSVILAKYGIATISCLQDEILHKPEFFARVLPDLTVTTSEMFRDPDFYRAFRDEIVPYLKTWPAFKIWHAGCSTGEEVYSLAILLKESGLYERAVIYATDINPTALKTAKEGIYPVTQIKRDTQNYIAAGGRESFSSYYMASYDAVRFDPGLRKNILFAAHNLVVDDVFCEAHVILCRNVLIYFDRDLQARVLDLFSRSLAYKSYLCLGSNETVQFIAGGQDFQTVSDQQKIFRKVVRSGAPIQ